The Populus alba chromosome 6, ASM523922v2, whole genome shotgun sequence genomic interval ttatttataacgaGGAATTTGATGTAATGAAGAaatagtttttctttcatttttcttccatttaCCTGGAAAATTTGCACTTGATAGTTAATTTGTAGAAAGAACATTATGCAAGCAATAGCCATGACAATATTCCGATAggatagaagaaagaaaaatatttttgattattaagaatattaaaaagtaatataaaaatattactaaaataatttttttatatggtaatTAAACCTTGTTGAccaaataataatgaatataaatctcatcaacctttttttttttccaattaaaatttaatatcaagaacAAGATAATAGTGAATTTATGTAAATTTGAAGTATAAATGATTGCTACTTATTAAAAAGACGAATTAAAAAGTAacataaaatcattataaaatgatataaaattattacaagATCTCATTTAATGTCTTTAAATTCTGATTTGatataatttcttaataaaaaagacatttaCCTCTAATAACtataaaagttaaaactttAGATCTAAccatacaaacaaaataaaaattgatgaatCCCTAAGCTCAACATTTGGTTTGTCATGAATGGGATAATAAGCTCaacattggaaaaaaaattgaaggaaaagtCAACGATCGCGAgtcttttttctcatataatttcGTGTATTATGGATCAACCATGAtcctaacaagaaaaaaaagggccAGAATTTAATTAGAGATAACGGCAACGTTGAACCTACAATGCTGTGCCGAGCCTACCTGTCAAGATTTGACAACTCCAGGACACCAATGTAGAGAGCAGCATAATATCTTGTCACGTTTCCATCAGAACTGATGAACTAGTATCTCTAATGcgttcatattttttatgtggcctcacatttctctctctttctctttctgttttttttttttttttttttttgttttttgtgtgctATCTCTCtgtttcatcatttattttggATGTGGAAGgagttggttttttattttttatttttattaatatattaagataatattttttttattttttaaaaattaattttaaattcaaattttaataaaaaaaatcaaatttttttttttgctgttgttGGCTGGCTcggtttcaccctctcttttttttgggcGTTTGAgaatacattatattttttttattttaaaaattaatttttataccaacacataaaaataactcaaaaatataaaaaatattaaaaatatatatatatataaaaagaagttaAACTGCCCTGCCTAACACACTCTTTCATCAAATTGCAGAGGCCGATGCAGGCATGATGGCCAAAACTTGCTAACCAAAAGGAGAAAGTACACAAGTAACATGCACAAACGCCAAATAGCAACCCCCGTAGTCAATCCCAAAGCCATGGCTATAAACAAGTGTTTGTACATAGTATTACCATGGGCCGAAAACCACAAATGCGTAGCCACCAGCAGAGCCAATGGATTCTCTTAAATTTGAAGCAGCTGTGCGCTGTCTGTCACCGGGGTCGCGTCGCAGCACaactctttctctctcaatagaatcatataaaaatatatatatttatttttatacatctaactttaactttaaaaatcatcTCATAATGTACGATCTTTTAACCTCTTCAAAACAAACACTAGACATGACTGTATGGAGATGTTATgacatccatccatccatccaccAGTCATAGCTTATTACTTCTTCGTTTCTTatgtctaaaaaaataaaaaaacaaatcaagggaTTTGGATAAGCTTTGTAATAAATTAAGCAATGTTGTCGGTGATGGTGCCATGTCAGACTGTTGATGTCCTAACCAATGGCGATCCAGGCCTCGCTGTCCCCCACTCTCGTCATAGGTTGACACGTGGGGGCCACACATCATCCGATAATTAGCTCAGCCTTCCGTCCGGTTCCCTCAGGTTCGAATATTAATCCAATCAGAAATTACCACGTCACAAAGTGCAGGATCTCCAGTTTTGTTTTCGTATCTTCTACTCATCCAGAGGCTTGACCCCACCAACGTACCGTAATTGGCGTACCGTTTGTTACTTTCacctaaatatatattaaaatgatgaaaatttaaTCCAAACACAAGACATACCCAACTTAACCTGAATAAAATACATAGATATTTTCTTTGGATAGATACTTTAGTTGACATGTAACGAATAAAATACGAGCATGGTTAAATCTATTCAAAACTCACttgaatttaaatcaatatatatatatatagagaattGTGTCTGTGTTAAGGGACCATTTGGAATTGCATTCCAAatgacattttttaaaaaataattttttatatttttagatttttttaatataaaaattaatttttttaaaaattattattttaatatatatatatatatttaaaaaaaaaaaaattaaaaaaaacagttactGCCGCTCTTTCCGTGCCATATATTGACTTGATAAAAACCAACTACAAGGGAGCAAGCACCTATGAGTCAAAGGCAACAGAGTACCACAGAAAAACAAGTTATAATATTAGAGTATTAGGTACAAATCAAATTCAGCAAGTAATTAGAAAAAAGGGGTTTTATATTCTAAGGGACTAACTTTCAACGAACAACACTAAATAATGATACATTAAAAGGAGAGCAAGTTGATacgataaagaaagaaatggagagaaaaaagagaagcgGTTTTGTGAAAGGGACAAAGAAACCACAGGAAGGTTAAGCAGTATTGACGGAGGGTAGTTTTCACGAATAGAGAGGGAGGCGCCACCAGTagtctaattatttttatttttatttttgtcaaattcaTGCATCACATAAACCAAGAGCGAGCGAGGGAGGGAGGGTGGAAGGTGTAGGCAGGCAAGGCCATCTTCTCGTCTCTCATCTTGTATAAAAGGGTCTAATTCTTCCCTCTTTTCTCCATCCTCACTTGCCATTGCAAGCTCCTCCCCCTTGCTTTCTTGCTTGCGTTTTTTCTGTGTATTTTTATTGTCCAAGATTTGCGCCCCTTCGTCTCGTCGAAGGCTTTGTTGTTAATTACCTACCTATACCATCTCCTTCAAGTAGTTtcagcttatatatatatattatattatatatatatatatatcgtggCATTAAGCTCAAGGTAAAGATCCTCAACTTTCTCGAGCAAAGTATTCTGCTCTTTTCTTCTGTGTATAAGATTGTAGTGAAATTTGttctaaaaagatttttttggtttaaaaatatattaaaataataattttttttattatatattttttttattttttatattagaatattaaaatcagaaaaaaacactaaaaaaataatataaattttttagaactaatatattttttaaaatatatgaaaatatttttttttattatatattttttatttttaatattattatattaaaaacagaaaaaatattaaaaaaataatgtaaattttttagaactttatatatttttgaaaaacacatcaaaaatataaactacGGTACTCTCTAACTATCCTAAATGTTTTGATCTTGGCAGGAAATCTTAGCTGCTTCTAGTTATAAGATGTTATTTGCAACGTACTTTTCAAGtgatgttttattaaattttgatttttttattaattttagattgttCTGATTGGCTACGgatgaaaataacttttaaaatataaaaaatattattttaatatattttttaaataattatgtttttaaaaaaaccatcacTGCCACCAGATATAAAACTGAATTATTTTCTACTTGTCATTTGGACCATACTATAGAActttacaatatatttttttaatgtgagattccCTGAAAGAAAATGCAACGGCAGGTAATTAACACTAACACCTAAAAGTCTTTGGTTGATTATCAACGCCAGTAAAGCATCATTATCGTCATCATACTATGTTGTACCCACCTACTGCCAGCAGCTTTACTAGTGTCCCTACATTATAATCCCACTTCCTAATTTCCATTTttcactctatttttttttatatttattttaataccttaatattaaaaataaaatttaaaaaataaaaaatattcattattcATGATTACTGAAGTGTTTGGAATTtgttttaaagatatattaaaataattttttaataatttttaaaaattattttttgtattagtatattaaaataatataaaatcataaaaaaattaattgaaaataaaaaaatttaaaaacacaaaattacataaaatatctTTCATTTGGCTTTAGCCCACGGGCTCCCTGAGTGGCATCTGCTGCATTAATGGAGAGTGaagtatttataattttctcCATTTATTTACTAGTAGCATAAAACGGTTAATGCCGTACAGATTAAatcactttattatttgttattattttatcttaagaaAAAGGTGAAAGAAATTACAAGAATGCTTGGGAGGgtgatatatattattttttaaaatatttttaaaataatattaatatattaaaataataaaaaaaaacattaaaagaatgTTAATTTGAAGtgtttgtaaataaatttaaaaagttttaaaaacatgattgaaCCCTCGGTGAACAGGGTGtttcagaatatttttattcataggttctttttaaaagtataaaaaaacattaaattaattttttatagttttgatgttttatataaaaaataaaaaatattataatatattttaaaataaaacattattttaaaaaacactcgGTAACTTTCAAATACACACAAAATCTTATGAACTGTGAAACTTCAAAGATTTAcctccttccttttcttctcaagCTCTTTTCTCTATAAATTTGAAGCAAAGGCTAGCCTTTGCATCATTCATTCCACTTCTTTCTCTCTTGCCTTTGTTGCGTTTggttagtttatttttcttccttcttctggTCTCACAGTGTTcccaagtgtttttttttcctttcccttctttCGATACAATCTTATAGTTTTATTACAAGAAAACATTGAATTACAGCTTGGTCTTTTCTTCAGCAAAAATGTCTAGGTTTGTTTTTAGAAGAACTTGTGCAGATCATGAGTCTGCATAATGCTGAACTAGTACTGTTCATCATGATCCGATGAAAATGCAGAATAATGTTGTAAGAACTAAAAGCTGTTGTACCATGACctccaaaaatgaaaagaaacttATAATCCTGTCATGGTGCTGACAAAACTCTGCTGTGTTTTCAACGTTCGATGTCAAGAATTCAAGTTTAAATTCCCTTGTTATGTCAGAACTATTAATTTATCGATATTTGACTGAATCAAGCTTTAAATATTCCACAAGGagaattttctctctttacttTTGATGATTGATGTGTTTTGCTTCTTGCCGAATAATTTTCTCTGCTTTCTTCTTGTTGCATGAGAGCTTTCTGCTATAATCAGCAAGGTTTTTAGGAATAACCCCTTATTTGTATTTTGCACCTCCAACTTTATTCCTACTAGCTACAAGTAATATGTTCTGCTTTCTTTTATTCCTTTTGTTATGGAAACCTATTGAATTCCTTAGTCActggttgatttttattttttatgttaattgttTTCTAGCATTATTTAAGATATGTGATCGTAGTTCAACCATTCACTCTTAACCcaagtattaaattttttttcttagtataGTGGGTGAGGTGAGAGGTAGGTTTGGAAATTTCTAGTCTTCTAGAATAATGTGGTTTTTCCTCAGTTGTTCTTGACTTTATTCTTGTTGATCACCAGCTATTATAATCCTTACAAATAGTTGAGAGTTCTTgctgattttttattcttgtatcTGTTATTACTACCTAGTACTAAAAACttgatttctgtttttcttaAGGAGCTATGGCTGCACTTACTCGTGTCCAAAGCATTCGTGAACGTTTGGATGAGACCCTCAAGACTCATCGCAACGAGATTGTTGCCTTACTGACCAGGTAACcatgctttcttttttggttttgatttatgGAGTGGTGTAAAGAGGGTCATGCTTACATTTTTGGTGCTAGCTTGTTAAGGATATAGATTTATTACAGCATATTTTGGACAATTTGTGTTCCAGGATTGAAGGCAAGGGAAAAGGAATTCTTCAACACCACCAGATTATTGCTGAGTTTGAAGCAATCCCTGAAGAGATCAGGAAGATATTGGCGGGTGGTGCTTTTTCTGAAGTTCTCAGATCCACACAGGTGACTCCCTTGATCacacatgcatttttttttcctgttatatCCTAAGTTTTGGGAATTTTctgtaactgtttttttttttatattattttttttattctgttgtTTTAGGAAGCAATTGTTTTGCCTCCATGGGTTGCCCTTGCTGTGCGCCCAAGGCCTGGTGTCTGGGAGTACGTCAGAGTGAATGTCCAAGCACTTGTTGTTGAGGAGTTGCGTGTTGCTGAGTATCTTCATTTCAAGGAGGAACTTGTTGATGGAGGGTAAGTCAGAGTATTGATTTGACGCTAGCTTTTAATTGATTTCTCTCAATTTCTTGTTCTGTACGTGCATGCTTTGATTTTGACATTGTTAGTCGATCTGATAATGCAGCTCCAATGGCAACTTCGTGCTTGAATTGGACTTTGAACCATTCAGTGCATCTTTCCCTCGCCCAACTCTTTCAAAGTACATTGGTAACGGTGTTGAGTTCCTCAACCGCCACCTTTCAGCTAAGTTGTtccatgacaaggaaagcctgCACCCCCTGCTTGCATTTCTCAAGGTGCACTGTCACAAGGGGAAGGTATGCTTGATACAGTATCCAAGTTCCAGCTTTTAAAGTAACTCCCTAGGATAACTTGCATAGATGAAAACTTAAACTCCAAGATCTTGATTTGCTTGGATCAAACTTCAGGATATAAGCAACTGATGGCTTTACTAGGATCTTGTAATGTCTGATAATCATGTCTAGAATCTGTAATTTAAGCAAGGATAGCTTACTGCGGAATTAGATCCTGTAAAACCTGATAACATTTTGTATATTCTTGTGCAGAACATGATGCTGAATGACAGAATTCAGAACCTAGACTCTCTGCAATATGTTCTGAGAAAGGCCGAGGAGTATCTGTCTTCTCTGAAACCTGAGACTCCGTACTCTCAATTCGAACACAAGTTCCAGGAGATCGGGTTAGAGAGAGGATGGGGCAACACTGCTGAGCGTGTTCTTCAGATGATTCAACTTCTTTTGGATCTTCTTGAGGCACCAGATCCCTGCACTCTTGAATCTTTCCTTGGCCGAATTCCTATGGTCTTCAATGTTGTGATCATGTCCCCTCATGGATACTTCGCCCAAGACAATGTTTTGGGGTATCCTGATACCGGAGGCCAGGTTAATTCACAAGCCTAGTCTAATCTTTCGCTTCATGCATACTCTAATAAAACTTACCTGATCTGGCTTGCATATTACTTTCTACTAGGTTGTTTACATTTTGGATCAAGTTCGTGCCTTGGAGAATGAAATGCTTCTGCGTATCAAGCAGCAAGGACTTGATATCATCCCCCGAATTCTCATTGTAAGTTTAATTTCCAAGCTTTACGAAGTATTTTAACAGTTTTTCCTTTGTATAAAATGTTATTACATTCTTTGGTGCTTaatctgtctttttttttcccgtgtTTGCAGATTACTCGACTGCTCCCTGATGCAGTAGGAACCACTTGTGGACAACGTCTGGAGAAAGTCTATGGATCGGAGCATTGTGATATTCTTCGAGTTCCCTTCAGAGATGAAAAGGGAATGGTCCGGAAATGGATCTCTCgctttgaagtttggccatacCTAGAAACTTACACTGAGGtattatttctttattgtttCCCCGAAGTAATCCTTGTTCTCAAAGTCTCACTACATTTATCTTCATGTGCTAAGataatatcttgtttttttttcaggatGTTGCTGCTGAAATTGCTAAGGAGTTGCAGGGAAAGCCTGATCTGATCATTGGAAATTACAGTGATGGAAACGTTGTTGCCTCCTTGCTAGCACACAAATTAGGTGTTACAGAGGTTTGCCCtgatcttttcttgtttttgcagCGTTTTTTCTTCATCCTGCAGCATAACAAATTAAcaattctctttgtttttgctatGTTTTCTGCAGTGCACTATTGCACATGCtctagaaaaaacaaagtaCCCAGATTCAGATATTTACTGGAAGAAGTTTGATGAAAAGTACCACTTTTCATGCCAGTTTACAGCTGATCTTTTTGCCATGAACCATACAGATTTCATCATCACCAGCACATTCCAAGAGATTGCTGGAAGGTGACATGATGTCTCCCCTGATTATTATTATCGTGAATGATTCTTCGATTGCATCTAACATGTACTGTTCCACTATTTCAGCAAGGATACTGTTGGACAGTACGAGAGCCACACAGCTTTCACTCTCCCTGGCCTCTACAGAGTTGTTCATGGTATCGATGTATTTGATCCCAAATTCAACATTGTATCCCCTGGTGCTGACGAGAGCATATACTTCCCTTACACTGAGGAGAAACTTAGGCTGACTTCTTTccatgaagaaattgaagaacttCTTTACAGCCCCGTTGAGAACGACGAGCACTTGTAAGTCTCAATCTCTTTCACTTTCCACATAAATTACTATGTAGTTCTTGGAAAAGTTCCTGGATAAAGAAGAGATGCAATAACTCATCACTTATTTTTATCGTTCAACAGATGTGTGCTAAAAGACCGCAACAAGCCAATTCTATTCACCATGGCGAGGCTGGACAGAGTTAAGAATTTAACTGGTCTTGTAGAATGGTATGGAAAGAATACCAAGCTGCGCGAGTTAGCTAATCTTGTTGTAGTTGGTGGTGATAGAAGAAAGGAGTCTAAAGATATAGAAGAGCAAGCTGAGATGAAGAAAATGTACAATCATATAGAGAAATACAACTTGAATGGCCAGTTCAGATGGATTTCTTCTCAGATGAACCGTGTGAGGAATGGAGAGCTCTACCGTTACATTTGTGATACCAAGGGAGCTTTCGTGCAGCCTGCTTTGTATGAGGCTTTTGGATTGACTGTTGTTGAGGCCATGACATGTGGTTTGCCAACCTTTGCTACTTGCAATGGCGGTCCTGCTGAGATCATTGTGCATGGAAAATCCGGATTCCATATTGATCCTTACCATGGAGTACAGGCTGCTGAACTCCTTGTTGACTTCTTTGAGAAGTGCAAGGCTGATCCCACTTACTGGGACAAAATCTCCCAGGGAGGCCTGCAGCGAATCCAAGAGAAGTAAGCTCACCACCACCTTCACTCTGCAACTCTGTTTCCAAGCTGTTATAATTAAGTTTGCTAAATTGTCTTTCATTACTTGCTTTTTCAGGTATACCTGGAAAATTTACTCTCAAAGGCTCCTGACTCTCACCGGAGTTTATGGCTTCTGGAAGCACGTTTCCAACCTTGATCACCGTGAGAGCCGTCGCTATCTGGAAATGTTCTATGCACTCAAATATCGCAAACTGGTAAGATTTATTCTCCAATCTCCAGGGTGTGCAAGCATTTATGATTTACCATTCACTCTTGCAGAGGTTTATTTGTTGATGATACTGATGAATATTCTTTCATTACCTTCCAGGCTGATTCTGTTCCTTTGACTATCGAGTAAATGGAACTGGAGAAATCAAGGAAACATGGGTTGGTTTGAGTCGGGTTCCGGGTCTTTAGTCGGGTTCCGGGTCCAGAATAATGGTCATTTCACGATAGTGATTGGACAAGAAAGGCTTTgatcttctttttgtttttttgtttttcctttctgtgtgcatcttttttgttttcccttttcttttcatcttgcaGCCTCTTGAATTTCAGTAAAAGATTGTGTCTTTTGAGTTCATCATCCCTTATCTGATCTCTATCCATTTCTTGCAAATTCTCTTTTCCAACATCAATTCCTGTATTTCTCCTCAGTACTCGAGATTGGAAGTTGATGGCTATTCTTCATCATTATATAAAGACAAATCTGCACTGTTCTTTACAAATCCTCCAAGGCTCAAAGGCCAAGATCTCTAAGGAAGGCCAAGGGCTCAAAGGAATGACTAGGACCTATTAATTggctaaatttaattattttttaaaaataaaaaatattattttaatttattttcaaataaaagatactttaaaaaataactaattattattatatttttaaatacatttttaaatattattttttaaaaataatattatcatattttcaatAAGTTGGGTGCTATAAATGAGAAATGCCTTTCACTCAGTAAGTTGGGtgctataaatagaaaatgcgTTTCTTATTGtctttatcatattttcaatAAGTTGGGtgctataaatagaaaatgccTTTCACTCAGTAAGTTGGGtgctataaatagaaaatgcgTTTCTTGTTGTCTCAAGATATAACTGTATtgtcaaaaacaatttaaaaaagaagacgAGGGAATTCTTTTCAGCTGTTTTCTGCTGAgaatatttaaatctaaaatctatttgccattttctttttctttgaaataatcaCCAAAGACATTCTTTCCAATAGATGGAAACCAATTTCAGCAAGTGCTGAAGCCTGAGACTGTTAAGCAACAACAGATCATGAACCAAAAAATTATCATGTATAAATAATGATTTCAAAAATGTTTGCAAGGATGACGGTAACAAACCCATCTACCTGTTTATTGATGACGCCCTCAGGGTAGAAGTCAAAACTTTTATATACAAGCTACTTGGAAAAATGCATTGCTTTTTACCTTTTGAGATTTACAAGCTGTACGCCGTATACAGCAATGCCTCCTGCCTTTTGTGTTCTCTTTTTCATGGGCAGTATCTTGCTACTAGGTTTAGTggtatttatttataaacaacaTGGGAACCGAGCCTTTTTTGCTCTTCCGCATGCTGGCTAGCATGTCTCCGTTTCCTTTCTCCACCACCACCTTTTTATATTCTTTCAAACAATCTCATCATTCTGGAACGCAAATCACAAATGTGGGGGCATTACCCATAATCCGCTCTTGATTAACAAATTTCGCTATTCATCCCTGCGTGGCCCTTCCCAAGCTCTTCTCTTCTAGAGGTTGCCATGGATAGAGAAATATGGCCATCAATAAAGAGAATGCAAGACCAATTGCCCCACTGAAAGGTTGTAGTGGATGAGTCCCAGTTACCCAAACAGGATAGTTAGGCTTATAGGTCAAAAGGCCTCCTGTTTGTAAAACAAAACTCGAAGCCATTATCCCCGTCCTCAACCCGATTGGAATGGACAGGCTGCCTTTGCTTCTTTGCCGAAATCCTGCGAGAGCCAAGGAAAAAAGCCAAAGCCCTGGCATTGCCCAGACAgacctgaaaaaacaaaattggagAAAGATTCTCACGTGGCTGGCAATGACCATCTGACTTTGAGATTTAAATTCCTATATCtgtagaaatttttattttaagaaaattgtgTCTACAATATCAAAAATTGATGATCATGCAAGAAGGAACTTTTTCAAAGGAACATCTTCCTTTCAATAACAATTCTTGTCGCGAGTACTGGCTAACATCGTTGGTAAAGTCACTTGATGCAATACAACGGTGACTTGGGATCAAATATTGCCTTCCAACAAGGATGGGAGGGATTAGAGAAGATACAAATAAGGAGTGTGAAAATGAttgcttttcacttagaaatatatattttttaaaaaaaattatttctaaaattcaGCATCAAAACGATAtggaaaatactataaaaattttttttttggaagaaaaataaacaatttttgaatttttttaaaaatacttttgaaatacaaaaataaacaggtcTCATTGTGTAGTATGCTTGAGGTGCGTCTTAGGGAACCAATCATTCACCATAAAATAACAGGATGAAAAAAGCTAGGGTGGGAGAGCTAGAAGAGAAGAATATGGCGATTATATCCCAGACGGAAAAGGAGCTGATATTCTCTAAATGGTAATAAATAATATACCTCTGGAAAAGAGAGAATGCCAGTCCTGAAATAATAATTGCTTGATGATAGCCAACATCTGCTGCAATTTCTTCAGGCAACCATGACCTGAAAAGTAATTCTTCAACCAGCACAATGCCTGTTGCTGTTATAATTCCTCGACCAGCTAGCATAATCATTTGCACATACATTTTGAGCCATGTCATGGCATCTAAGGAAGATGAAGGAATGCTTGAAGGCCAAGAGAAACTCACACAACCCAGTAAAGCATTTAGGGACTGTATTGATACAACAAGCAGGACTCCTCCAATCAAGCCCCACAAATATTTTTGGATCTGCAAGCAATAGCCAAAACATTATGAGATcacttttttctaatttaaatggTTCCAAAAGAATATTAATCTGTTTTCATCTGTTTCCAGGACCTCAACTTCGCCAGAATTCTAAAGGAAAGGGATATGATACCAAAACACTTCCATCACGGAACTGGGGATGCACAGATTAGTCATTGATGAATAGTGAAACTGATGAAGAGCATGTATCAGAAAAGCGCACGATACAGAAAGGACAACATGGTAGTGGATTTTGTAAAAAGAAGCAATAATTAACAGCAACTTGAAAGGAGAAGAAATAAAAACGAAAGGGTAAAATGAGCTGAAATCTTTCTTGATGAGTTGTCCATTGTGCAATCAGGAGACAACAAACTTGTAAATACTTTTTTTAGCACAATTGGGAAAGACAGCTAAAAGTTTATCCCTGGCATAAAAACCTAGAGCTTACAAGGCACACAGTTAATTTACAACCATACCTTAGGCAATGCAGTTAAATCTAACCCGTACTGCTCTAGTGGATCTTCATATCCCCGTATTCTTCTGCCCCATAACGTAACAAGTATCATAATAGCAGCATAGAGGCCAACAATGCAAACAAACTCAGCAAATCTGGAGGGGTTGCTTGTTGTCCAGCTCAGTACAAGAGTGGGAAGCAATGGAACAATGACCGGTGACCATAGAACAAGCACCATGCCAGCAAACCCAAGAATCCTTAACAAAGAAACCATGAGGAGAAAAGATTCAGTAAAAACAATCTTGCTCACTAACATGATTAGCAACACAAAATACATTCATTAAACTtgtcaactaatttaatatgcTAACCAAGCAAtctgttaaaacaaaaaatattcaacatgTTACCAATTCATCAACTATTTTATCTAACcagtgaaaaaaaacaaaacattgataataaaactataaattttttcaaagacTTCCTCCTCGAGCATAAA includes:
- the LOC118048507 gene encoding sucrose synthase isoform X2: MAALTRVQSIRERLDETLKTHRNEIVALLTRIEGKGKGILQHHQIIAEFEAIPEEIRKILAGGAFSEVLRSTQEAIVLPPWVALAVRPRPGVWEYVRVNVQALVVEELRVAEYLHFKEELVDGGSNGNFVLELDFEPFSASFPRPTLSKYIGNGVEFLNRHLSAKLFHDKESLHPLLAFLKVHCHKGKNMMLNDRIQNLDSLQYVLRKAEEYLSSLKPETPYSQFEHKFQEIGLERGWGNTAERVLQMIQLLLDLLEAPDPCTLESFLGRIPMVFNVVIMSPHGYFAQDNVLGYPDTGGQVVYILDQVRALENEMLLRIKQQGLDIIPRILIITRLLPDAVGTTCGQRLEKVYGSEHCDILRVPFRDEKGMVRKWISRFEVWPYLETYTEDVAAEIAKELQGKPDLIIGNYSDGNVVASLLAHKLGVTECTIAHALEKTKYPDSDIYWKKFDEKYHFSCQFTADLFAMNHTDFIITSTFQEIAGSKDTVGQYESHTAFTLPGLYRVVHGIDVFDPKFNIVSPGADESIYFPYTEEKLRLTSFHEEIEELLYSPVENDEHLCVLKDRNKPILFTMARLDRVKNLTGLVEWYGKNTKLRELANLVVVGGDRRKESKDIEEQAEMKKMYNHIEKYNLNGQFRWISSQMNRVRNGELYRYICDTKGAFVQPALYEAFGLTVVEAMTCGLPTFATCNGGPAEIIVHGKSGFHIDPYHGVQAAELLVDFFEKCKADPTYWDKISQGGLQRIQEKYTWKIYSQRLLTLTGVYGFWKHVSNLDHRESRRYLEMFYALKYRKLADSVPLTIE
- the LOC118048507 gene encoding sucrose synthase isoform X1; translation: MRAFCYNQQGAMAALTRVQSIRERLDETLKTHRNEIVALLTRIEGKGKGILQHHQIIAEFEAIPEEIRKILAGGAFSEVLRSTQEAIVLPPWVALAVRPRPGVWEYVRVNVQALVVEELRVAEYLHFKEELVDGGSNGNFVLELDFEPFSASFPRPTLSKYIGNGVEFLNRHLSAKLFHDKESLHPLLAFLKVHCHKGKNMMLNDRIQNLDSLQYVLRKAEEYLSSLKPETPYSQFEHKFQEIGLERGWGNTAERVLQMIQLLLDLLEAPDPCTLESFLGRIPMVFNVVIMSPHGYFAQDNVLGYPDTGGQVVYILDQVRALENEMLLRIKQQGLDIIPRILIITRLLPDAVGTTCGQRLEKVYGSEHCDILRVPFRDEKGMVRKWISRFEVWPYLETYTEDVAAEIAKELQGKPDLIIGNYSDGNVVASLLAHKLGVTECTIAHALEKTKYPDSDIYWKKFDEKYHFSCQFTADLFAMNHTDFIITSTFQEIAGSKDTVGQYESHTAFTLPGLYRVVHGIDVFDPKFNIVSPGADESIYFPYTEEKLRLTSFHEEIEELLYSPVENDEHLCVLKDRNKPILFTMARLDRVKNLTGLVEWYGKNTKLRELANLVVVGGDRRKESKDIEEQAEMKKMYNHIEKYNLNGQFRWISSQMNRVRNGELYRYICDTKGAFVQPALYEAFGLTVVEAMTCGLPTFATCNGGPAEIIVHGKSGFHIDPYHGVQAAELLVDFFEKCKADPTYWDKISQGGLQRIQEKYTWKIYSQRLLTLTGVYGFWKHVSNLDHRESRRYLEMFYALKYRKLADSVPLTIE